The following coding sequences lie in one Pseudomonadota bacterium genomic window:
- a CDS encoding divalent-cation tolerance protein CutA: protein MVSGRLRIFVSTAPPDVAPRIARALVEERLAACVNVLPGARSVYSWKGETCDDAESVLLIKTTAERAAELFARLMALHPYEVPELVAIELVEGEGNPEYLAWVADSVSPRPR from the coding sequence GTGGTGAGCGGGCGCCTGCGGATCTTCGTCTCCACCGCGCCGCCGGACGTCGCGCCGCGGATCGCGCGGGCGCTCGTCGAGGAGCGGCTCGCCGCGTGCGTGAACGTCCTGCCGGGCGCCCGCAGCGTCTACTCCTGGAAGGGTGAGACGTGCGACGACGCGGAGTCGGTGCTGCTCATCAAGACGACCGCCGAGCGGGCGGCCGAGCTCTTTGCCAGGCTCATGGCGCTGCACCCGTACGAGGTGCCGGAGCTCGTCGCGATCGAGCTTGTCGAGGGCGAGGGGAACCCGGAGTACCTGGCCTGGGTGGCCGACTCCGTCTCGCCACGCCCGCGCTGA
- the glgP gene encoding alpha-glucan family phosphorylase, producing the protein IVFIENYNMELGRLMTQGVDVWLNTPIRPHEASGTSGMKVLANGGLNCSVLDGWWDEAYAEGLGWAIDAGVHYQNREHQDEIDSLALLDLVEREIAPLYYERGDAGVPQLWVDMVKGALKKLCPEFTTMRMVKEYYDRMYRPSAKRNASLCADRFAGIRSLTAWKRRINGRFSTVRIERAALRGVEGEMLPSNAGLEIELEVNRGRLEPRELKAQLVIGPGDGERFTGPTEVVAFSAAEPSDGGDVLRFRLSYRLERSGSYRYAVRLVPVHPLLANDQETGLVLWW; encoded by the coding sequence ATCGTGTTCATCGAGAACTACAACATGGAGCTCGGCCGGCTGATGACGCAGGGCGTCGACGTCTGGCTGAACACGCCCATCCGGCCGCACGAGGCGAGCGGCACCAGCGGGATGAAGGTGCTCGCGAACGGCGGGCTCAACTGCTCGGTCCTCGACGGGTGGTGGGACGAGGCGTACGCGGAGGGGCTCGGCTGGGCGATCGACGCGGGCGTGCACTACCAGAACCGCGAGCACCAGGACGAGATCGATTCCCTGGCGCTGCTCGATCTCGTCGAGCGCGAGATCGCGCCGCTCTACTACGAGCGCGGCGACGCGGGCGTCCCGCAGCTCTGGGTCGACATGGTGAAGGGGGCGCTCAAGAAGCTGTGCCCCGAGTTCACGACGATGCGCATGGTGAAGGAGTACTACGACCGGATGTACCGGCCTTCGGCGAAGCGCAACGCGAGCCTCTGCGCGGACAGGTTCGCGGGGATCCGCAGCCTCACCGCGTGGAAGCGGCGCATCAACGGCCGCTTCTCGACCGTGCGCATCGAGCGCGCCGCGCTGCGCGGCGTCGAGGGGGAGATGCTCCCCTCGAACGCGGGGCTGGAGATCGAGCTGGAGGTCAACCGCGGCCGCCTCGAGCCCAGGGAGCTCAAGGCGCAGCTCGTGATAGGCCCCGGCGACGGCGAGCGGTTCACGGGCCCCACCGAGGTCGTGGCGTTCTCGGCGGCCGAGCCGTCGGACGGCGGCGACGTGCTGCGGTTCAGGCTCTCCTACCGCCTGGAGAGATCCGGCAGCTACAGGTACGCGGTCCGCCTCGTGCCGGTGCACCCGCTGCTCGCGAACGACCAGGAGACCGGCCTGGTGCTCTGGTGGTGA
- the glgP gene encoding alpha-glucan family phosphorylase, with protein MKYLFEVSWEVCNKVGGIHTVITSKAAAAVAHYGDNYYLLGPLTETNADFLETDEPAFAPVRQALEAKGFKFRIGRLDIPARPKVILLDFKNRFDVDKLMFGYWQRFGVDSIAGHWDYVEPVLFSTVCGEAIDAICDAVASDNDQAVAHFHEWMCGGGLLHLKQEAPEIGTVFTTHATILGRSLASTGRDIYASDAGIHPAEDATALGVSAKHSMEVACAREADCFTTVSGVTADEAEIILGKRPDRVVFNGFDIAGLGAPLEVRERGRATRRRLMEIAERLVQRDLGPQTRLFLSSGRYEYRNKGYDVFLRALGALDARLRVEKDAPIVVAWFFTASDNAGVSDEMRRRVQEGSRAFGAPEICTHRLWDEGNDPIVRACRELGLVNGPENKVLVLLTSAYLNGHDGLVDLPYYDVLAASDLGVFPSWYEPWGYTPLESIALGVPTVTTDLAGFGRWARNVPADRGRSVTIVDRAGRTEETVTRDLADVLDAFAHIGDADLEEVRVKARAIAEDADWRSFFGGYLDAYDVAAGKAARRIDSLDTSLFSEELFSTFRPSEYRGPHYRSFTVVPTLPNALAGLRDVAHNLWWSWHPEGQELFEDIDNELWETCRHNPVRVLAKVLPARLEEKAHDQQFMRRYERVTKSFSSYMNEERAFVEASSDLDPGSPVAYLSMEFCLHESLPIYSGGLGVLSGDHLKAASDLNFPLVAVGLFYRQGYFKQQVDAQGEQLEQYPFLETSELPIRVVADEAGRELRVHVDLAGRIVAARAWEIRVGRVKLYCLDTDIDENRPRDREITWRLYGGDRQTRIEQEILLGVGGVQLLEEVLGLSPSVYHLNEGHSGFALFERIRRLMARGLSFQEAREAVKAASVFTTHTPVPAGNEMFDLDLVRRYFEPLTKELGVAWSGLEEMGVAEAGGAPQKFSMTVLGLKLSSKANAVSKLHGEVCRQMWNSVWRDLAVEEVPIGAITNGIHLPSWIGKDMRRLYGQYLDVRWDENHDDPIVWERVDDIPDDRLWYEHMAQKRRLIESVKERFVRDYSRRGEDPQLLRETLERLDPEALTIGFARRFATYKRATLLFRDRERLSRILGDPRRPIQILIAGKAHPADRAGKDLIRQIVELSRSEEFRGKIV; from the coding sequence ATGAAGTACCTGTTCGAAGTGAGCTGGGAAGTCTGCAACAAGGTCGGCGGCATCCACACGGTCATCACGTCCAAGGCCGCGGCGGCGGTCGCCCACTACGGCGACAACTACTACCTGCTCGGTCCGCTCACGGAGACGAACGCCGACTTCCTCGAGACCGACGAGCCGGCCTTCGCGCCCGTCCGGCAGGCGCTCGAGGCGAAGGGCTTCAAGTTCCGGATCGGCCGCCTGGACATCCCGGCGCGGCCCAAGGTGATCCTGCTCGATTTCAAGAACCGGTTCGACGTGGACAAGCTGATGTTCGGCTACTGGCAGCGCTTCGGCGTCGACTCGATCGCCGGCCACTGGGACTACGTGGAGCCGGTGCTGTTCTCGACCGTGTGCGGCGAGGCGATCGACGCGATCTGCGACGCCGTCGCCTCCGACAACGATCAGGCGGTTGCGCACTTCCACGAGTGGATGTGCGGCGGCGGCCTCCTCCACCTCAAGCAGGAGGCGCCGGAGATCGGCACGGTGTTCACGACCCACGCCACGATCCTCGGCCGCTCCCTCGCGAGCACCGGCCGCGACATCTACGCGAGCGACGCGGGGATCCACCCCGCGGAGGACGCGACGGCGCTCGGCGTGTCGGCCAAGCACTCGATGGAGGTCGCCTGCGCCCGTGAGGCCGACTGCTTCACGACCGTGAGCGGGGTCACCGCGGACGAGGCCGAGATCATCCTCGGCAAGCGGCCGGACCGCGTCGTGTTCAACGGGTTCGACATCGCGGGGCTCGGCGCGCCGCTCGAGGTCCGCGAGCGCGGGCGCGCGACCCGACGCAGGCTCATGGAGATCGCCGAGCGCCTGGTCCAGCGCGATCTCGGGCCGCAGACGAGGCTCTTCCTGAGCTCGGGCCGCTACGAGTACCGCAACAAGGGGTACGACGTCTTCCTCCGCGCCCTCGGCGCGCTCGACGCGCGGCTTCGGGTCGAGAAGGACGCCCCCATCGTCGTGGCGTGGTTCTTCACGGCGAGCGACAACGCCGGCGTCAGCGACGAGATGCGGCGCCGCGTCCAGGAGGGCTCCAGGGCCTTCGGCGCGCCCGAGATCTGCACGCACCGGCTCTGGGACGAGGGCAACGATCCGATCGTGCGCGCGTGCCGGGAGCTCGGCCTGGTCAACGGGCCGGAGAACAAGGTGCTCGTGCTCCTGACCTCCGCGTACCTGAACGGCCACGACGGGCTCGTCGATCTCCCGTACTACGACGTCCTCGCGGCCTCGGATCTCGGCGTGTTCCCGTCCTGGTACGAGCCGTGGGGCTACACGCCGCTCGAGAGCATCGCCCTCGGCGTGCCGACCGTCACCACGGATCTCGCGGGGTTCGGCAGGTGGGCGCGCAACGTCCCGGCCGATCGCGGCAGGAGCGTCACGATCGTCGATCGCGCCGGCCGCACGGAGGAGACGGTGACGCGGGATCTCGCGGACGTGCTCGACGCGTTCGCCCACATCGGCGACGCGGATCTCGAAGAGGTGCGGGTCAAGGCGCGCGCCATCGCCGAGGATGCGGACTGGCGCAGCTTCTTCGGCGGCTACCTCGACGCGTACGACGTCGCGGCGGGCAAGGCCGCGCGCCGCATCGACTCCCTCGACACGTCGCTCTTCTCCGAGGAGCTGTTCTCGACGTTCCGGCCGAGCGAGTACCGCGGGCCGCACTACCGCTCCTTCACGGTCGTCCCCACGCTGCCCAACGCGCTCGCGGGCCTGCGGGACGTCGCGCACAACCTGTGGTGGTCCTGGCACCCGGAGGGGCAGGAGCTGTTCGAGGACATCGACAACGAGCTGTGGGAGACCTGCCGGCACAACCCGGTCCGCGTGCTCGCGAAGGTGCTCCCCGCGCGGCTCGAGGAGAAGGCGCACGATCAGCAGTTCATGCGGCGCTACGAGCGCGTGACGAAGTCGTTCTCGAGCTACATGAACGAGGAACGGGCGTTCGTGGAGGCGAGCAGTGACCTCGATCCGGGATCGCCGGTCGCGTACCTCTCGATGGAGTTCTGCCTGCACGAGAGCCTGCCTATCTACTCGGGCGGCCTGGGCGTGCTCTCCGGCGATCACCTGAAGGCGGCGTCGGACCTCAACTTCCCGCTCGTGGCCGTGGGGCTGTTCTACCGCCAGGGGTACTTCAAGCAGCAGGTGGACGCGCAGGGCGAGCAGCTCGAGCAGTACCCGTTCCTCGAGACGTCGGAGCTGCCGATCCGCGTCGTGGCGGACGAAGCCGGGCGCGAGCTCCGCGTGCACGTCGACCTCGCCGGTCGCATCGTCGCGGCCCGCGCGTGGGAGATCCGGGTCGGCCGCGTGAAGCTCTACTGCCTCGACACCGACATCGACGAGAACCGGCCGCGGGATCGGGAGATCACGTGGCGGCTCTACGGCGGCGATCGGCAGACGCGCATCGAGCAGGAGATCCTGCTCGGCGTCGGCGGGGTGCAGCTGCTCGAGGAGGTGCTCGGCCTCTCGCCGTCCGTGTACCACCTCAACGAGGGGCACTCGGGCTTCGCGCTCTTCGAGCGCATCCGCCGCCTCATGGCCCGCGGGCTGTCGTTCCAGGAGGCGCGCGAGGCGGTGAAGGCCGCGTCGGTGTTCACGACGCACACGCCCGTGCCGGCCGGCAACGAGATGTTCGACCTCGACCTCGTCCGGCGCTACTTCGAGCCGCTCACGAAGGAGCTCGGCGTCGCGTGGAGCGGGCTCGAGGAGATGGGCGTCGCGGAGGCCGGCGGCGCGCCCCAGAAGTTCTCGATGACCGTGCTCGGGCTCAAGCTGTCGAGCAAGGCGAACGCGGTGTCGAAGCTCCACGGCGAGGTGTGCCGCCAGATGTGGAACTCGGTGTGGCGGGATCTCGCCGTCGAGGAGGTGCCGATCGGCGCCATCACCAACGGCATCCACCTCCCCTCGTGGATCGGCAAGGACATGCGCCGGCTGTACGGCCAGTACCTCGACGTCCGCTGGGACGAGAACCACGACGACCCGATCGTCTGGGAGCGCGTCGACGACATCCCGGACGACCGGCTGTGGTACGAGCACATGGCGCAGAAGCGGCGCCTCATCGAGAGCGTGAAGGAGCGGTTCGTCCGCGACTACTCGCGCCGCGGCGAGGATCCGCAGCTCCTGCGCGAGACGCTGGAGCGGCTCGATCCCGAGGCGCTGACGATCGGGTTCGCGCGGAGGTTCGCGACGTACAAGCGCGCGACGCTCCTCTTCCGGGATCGCGAGCGGCTGTCGCGCATCCTCGGTGATCCGCGCCGGCCGATCCAGATCCTGATAGCGGGCAAGGCGCACCCGGCCGATCGCGCGGGGAAGGACCTGATCCGGCAGATCGTCGAGCTGTCGCGGAGCGAGGAGTTCCGCGGCAAGATCGTGT
- a CDS encoding type II toxin-antitoxin system RelE/ParE family toxin: MTYRLEFKRSAARELARLDRTVQVIVKEKLEVLCANPSALAANVKRLTGTGLYRLRVGSYRVVFHKDDARIVILVVRIGHRREVYTPR, translated from the coding sequence GTGACCTATAGGCTCGAGTTCAAGCGCTCCGCGGCGCGGGAGCTCGCGCGCCTCGATCGCACCGTGCAGGTCATCGTCAAGGAGAAGCTCGAGGTGCTATGCGCGAACCCCTCGGCGCTCGCGGCCAACGTCAAGCGGCTCACCGGGACCGGGCTCTACCGGCTGCGCGTGGGGAGCTACCGGGTCGTCTTCCACAAGGACGACGCGCGCATCGTCATCCTCGTCGTCCGCATCGGCCATCGCCGGGAGGTGTACACGCCGCGCTGA
- a CDS encoding glycoside hydrolase family 57 protein — MVSVCMYFQVHQPNRLRRYSFFDIGRDHFYEDDDKNCGILRKVANKCYLPTNQVMLDLIKRHGGRFRIAYSLSGTAVDQLRKFSPETLDSFKRLVDTGCVEILSETYNHSLAFLYSKAEFHRQVDLHREMVRREFGVTPTAFRNTELIYNNDIAAEVERMGYKVILAEGADRVLGWRSPNFVYQPDPCAKLRLLLKNYRLSDDVAFRFSNRGWPEWPLTAEKYASWVHQVNGNGETVNLFMDYETFGEHQWADTGIFEFLSAMPAAILAHPDFTFHTPSEVAEGSSPMAKLDVRDFVSWADVERDLTAWRGNPMQEDALEAIYGLEKRVLEKGDPDLARVWRSLQTSDHFYYMCTKWFADGDVHKYFNPYPSPYDAYINFQNVLGDFETTLAG, encoded by the coding sequence ATGGTCAGCGTTTGCATGTACTTCCAGGTGCACCAGCCGAACCGGCTCCGGCGGTACTCGTTCTTCGACATCGGCCGCGACCATTTCTACGAGGACGACGACAAGAACTGCGGCATCCTGCGCAAGGTCGCGAACAAGTGCTACCTGCCGACGAACCAGGTCATGCTGGATCTCATCAAGAGGCACGGCGGCCGCTTCCGCATCGCGTACTCGCTCTCGGGCACCGCGGTGGATCAGCTCAGGAAGTTCAGCCCCGAGACGCTCGACTCCTTCAAGCGGCTCGTCGACACCGGCTGCGTCGAGATCCTCTCCGAGACGTACAACCACTCCCTCGCGTTCCTGTACTCGAAGGCGGAGTTTCACAGGCAGGTCGATCTGCACCGCGAGATGGTGCGGCGCGAGTTCGGCGTCACCCCGACCGCGTTCCGGAACACGGAGCTCATCTACAACAACGACATCGCCGCCGAGGTCGAGCGCATGGGCTACAAGGTGATCCTCGCAGAGGGCGCGGACCGCGTGCTCGGCTGGCGCAGCCCGAACTTCGTCTACCAGCCGGATCCGTGCGCGAAGCTCCGGCTCCTCCTGAAGAACTACCGCCTCTCGGACGACGTCGCGTTCCGGTTCTCGAACCGCGGCTGGCCCGAGTGGCCGCTCACGGCGGAGAAGTACGCGTCGTGGGTGCACCAGGTGAACGGCAACGGCGAGACCGTGAACCTGTTCATGGACTACGAGACCTTCGGCGAGCACCAGTGGGCGGACACGGGCATCTTCGAGTTCCTCTCCGCCATGCCCGCCGCGATCCTCGCGCACCCGGACTTCACGTTCCACACGCCGTCCGAGGTCGCCGAGGGGAGCTCGCCGATGGCGAAGCTCGACGTCCGCGACTTCGTCTCCTGGGCCGACGTGGAGCGCGACCTGACGGCGTGGCGCGGGAACCCGATGCAGGAGGACGCGCTCGAGGCGATCTACGGCCTCGAGAAGCGCGTGCTCGAGAAGGGCGACCCGGACCTCGCGCGCGTGTGGCGGTCGCTCCAGACCTCCGACCACTTCTATTACATGTGCACGAAGTGGTTCGCCGACGGCGACGTGCACAAGTACTTCAACCCCTACCCGAGCCCCTACGACGCGTACATCAACTTCCAGAACGTGCTGGGCGACTTCGAGACGACCCTGGCCGGCTGA
- a CDS encoding glycosyltransferase family 4 protein: MRVLMYGWEFPPHISGGLGVACFEMTRALRDLGHEITFVVPRLKEGVETSSHVRLLGMAQFATSEQRVVEIETQRFLEGIEIKAIESPLRPYLTDPEYKEIIERLQRIHRERHGSLEEGFHVTFTGDYGPDLISEVVRYAQVAGAVAATVPHDVIHAHDWLTMLAGVEARRASGKPLVLHVHALEFDRSGDNVNQAVYDIERFGMKNADRVVAVSQLTKQTIVNRYDIDPAKVEVVYNAISGRSRQAGGNRAARREKVVLFLGRITFQKGPDYFVEAAGKILQSRDDVRFVMAGSGDMAPRVIQRVAELRIGKRFHFTGFLTGAAVDRMYEESDIYVMPSVSEPFGISPLEAMCHDVPVIISKQSGVAEVLKHTLKFDFWDVGELANQINALLDHPSLRDELVRQGSREIENLKWSNAARRLTGIYEQLAARRG; encoded by the coding sequence ATGAGAGTCCTCATGTACGGATGGGAGTTCCCTCCCCACATCAGCGGCGGCCTCGGGGTCGCCTGCTTCGAGATGACGCGGGCGCTGCGCGATCTCGGCCACGAGATCACGTTCGTCGTGCCGCGCCTGAAGGAGGGGGTCGAGACGTCGTCCCACGTGCGGCTCCTCGGCATGGCGCAGTTCGCGACGTCCGAGCAGCGCGTCGTGGAGATCGAGACGCAGCGGTTCCTCGAGGGGATCGAGATCAAGGCGATCGAGTCCCCGCTCCGGCCCTACCTCACGGATCCGGAGTACAAGGAGATCATCGAGCGCCTGCAGCGCATCCACCGCGAGCGGCACGGCAGCCTGGAAGAGGGGTTCCACGTGACGTTCACGGGCGACTACGGCCCGGACCTCATCTCCGAGGTCGTGCGGTACGCGCAGGTCGCCGGCGCGGTCGCGGCCACGGTGCCCCACGACGTCATCCACGCCCACGACTGGCTCACGATGCTCGCCGGCGTCGAGGCGCGGCGCGCCAGCGGGAAGCCGCTCGTGCTCCACGTCCACGCGCTCGAATTCGACAGGTCCGGCGACAACGTGAACCAGGCCGTGTACGACATCGAGCGGTTCGGCATGAAGAACGCGGATCGCGTGGTCGCCGTCAGCCAGCTCACGAAGCAGACGATCGTCAACCGGTACGACATCGACCCCGCGAAGGTGGAGGTCGTCTACAACGCGATCTCGGGGCGCTCTCGGCAGGCCGGCGGGAACCGCGCCGCGCGGCGCGAGAAGGTCGTGCTGTTCCTCGGCCGGATCACCTTCCAGAAGGGGCCCGACTACTTCGTCGAGGCCGCCGGCAAGATCCTGCAGAGCCGGGACGACGTCCGGTTCGTCATGGCGGGCAGCGGCGACATGGCGCCGCGCGTCATCCAGCGCGTCGCGGAGCTCCGGATCGGCAAGCGGTTCCACTTCACCGGGTTCCTCACCGGCGCGGCCGTGGACCGCATGTACGAGGAGAGCGACATCTACGTCATGCCGAGCGTCTCCGAGCCGTTCGGCATCTCGCCGCTCGAGGCGATGTGCCACGACGTGCCGGTGATCATCTCCAAGCAGTCCGGCGTCGCCGAGGTGCTCAAGCACACGCTCAAGTTCGACTTCTGGGACGTCGGCGAGCTCGCGAACCAGATCAACGCCCTCCTGGATCACCCGTCGCTCCGGGACGAGCTGGTTCGGCAGGGGAGCCGCGAGATCGAGAACCTCAAGTGGAGCAACGCCGCGCGAAGGCTCACCGGCATCTACGAGCAGCTCGCCGCGCGTCGCGGGTGA
- a CDS encoding glycogen debranching enzyme N-terminal domain-containing protein, with the protein MALKIDKEICINANRSLALEWLDTNGTGAYASSTILGCHTRRYHGLLVARLAKPAGKFVLLSKLDDALVLGGREHPLSVHAYPGILYPTGHRYLTGFEDRIAPTFTYDVGGTALRKQVALLAGRNTVIIRYEAAELGASAKIRVKPLLAYRDHHALTRENLFLRVRTFPAREGFKIDPYEGLPPFFVQIEGRFEFFPAPTWYRNFEYHRDDRRGFAAHEDLFSPGVFEIDLLPGKPIHLSASVEELPDRLGGMWEEELDARRARDKKVRGPALEKALLRTARKFHSVDPHGRPALCAGYPWFLEWGRDAMISLPGLMSYDGEAERYLEVLRTFAAHRRHGLIPNFIGATDEANAYNSADASLWFAYAVQKYLELTKDHAGVKGAVWDALKDVFESYRRGTIHGIRMLPSGLVEAGTPEVQVTWMDAMVDGRPVTPRNGCAVELNALWYNLVCELAELGTRFKDPVAEDAAALAPRIAAAFNEAFWLEGEGRLADVVRGDEVDTSMRPNQIFAASLPHSPLEADRALRMLDAVRRELVTPLGLRTLTPGHPDYRGRYQGDSRARDTAYHNGTAWPWLLGHYGEALLRLTADKQAAVNTLTRYLDAFERHLDEEGLGAISEVFDGDPPPTPGGCFAQAWSVAEILRLSKIVERERKKLSRRQAR; encoded by the coding sequence ATGGCCTTGAAGATCGACAAAGAGATCTGCATCAACGCGAACCGCTCGCTCGCGCTCGAGTGGCTCGACACGAACGGCACCGGCGCCTACGCGTCGAGCACCATCCTCGGCTGCCACACGCGGCGCTACCACGGGCTGCTCGTCGCGCGCCTCGCCAAGCCCGCGGGCAAGTTCGTCCTCCTGTCCAAGCTCGACGACGCGCTCGTGCTCGGCGGTCGCGAGCACCCGCTGAGCGTCCACGCGTACCCCGGCATCCTGTACCCGACCGGGCACCGGTACCTGACCGGCTTCGAAGATCGGATCGCCCCGACGTTCACGTACGACGTCGGCGGCACGGCGCTCCGGAAGCAGGTCGCGCTCCTGGCCGGGCGGAACACCGTGATCATCCGGTACGAGGCCGCGGAGCTGGGCGCCTCCGCCAAGATCCGCGTCAAGCCGCTGCTCGCGTACCGCGACCACCACGCGCTCACGCGCGAGAACCTGTTCCTCAGGGTGCGCACGTTCCCGGCGCGCGAGGGGTTCAAGATCGACCCGTACGAGGGCCTGCCGCCGTTCTTCGTGCAGATCGAGGGGCGGTTCGAGTTCTTTCCGGCGCCGACCTGGTACCGCAACTTCGAGTACCACCGCGACGATCGCCGCGGGTTCGCCGCCCACGAGGATCTGTTCAGCCCGGGCGTGTTCGAGATCGATCTCCTCCCCGGGAAGCCGATCCACCTCTCCGCCTCGGTGGAGGAGCTCCCCGATCGGCTCGGCGGGATGTGGGAGGAAGAGCTGGACGCCCGGCGCGCCCGCGACAAGAAGGTGCGCGGCCCGGCGCTCGAGAAGGCGCTCCTTAGGACCGCGCGGAAGTTCCACTCGGTCGACCCCCACGGAAGACCGGCCTTGTGCGCCGGCTACCCGTGGTTCCTCGAGTGGGGCCGCGACGCGATGATCTCGCTGCCCGGCCTCATGTCGTACGACGGCGAGGCCGAGCGGTACCTCGAGGTGCTCCGCACGTTCGCGGCGCACCGCCGGCACGGGCTCATCCCGAACTTCATCGGCGCGACCGACGAGGCGAACGCGTACAACTCGGCCGACGCGAGCCTGTGGTTCGCGTACGCGGTCCAGAAGTACCTCGAGCTGACCAAGGATCACGCCGGCGTGAAGGGCGCCGTCTGGGACGCGCTCAAGGACGTCTTCGAGAGCTACAGGCGCGGCACGATCCACGGCATCCGCATGCTCCCGAGCGGCCTCGTCGAGGCCGGCACGCCCGAGGTCCAGGTGACCTGGATGGACGCCATGGTCGACGGCAGGCCGGTCACCCCGCGCAACGGGTGCGCGGTCGAGCTGAACGCCCTCTGGTACAACCTCGTGTGCGAGCTCGCCGAGCTCGGGACGCGGTTCAAGGATCCTGTCGCCGAGGACGCGGCGGCGCTCGCGCCGAGGATCGCGGCGGCGTTCAACGAGGCGTTCTGGCTCGAGGGCGAGGGCCGGCTCGCGGACGTCGTGCGCGGCGACGAGGTCGACACCTCCATGCGGCCGAACCAGATCTTCGCGGCGTCGCTGCCGCACTCCCCGCTCGAGGCGGATCGGGCGCTGCGCATGCTCGACGCCGTGCGGCGCGAGCTCGTGACGCCGCTCGGCCTGCGCACGCTGACGCCGGGCCACCCCGACTACCGCGGCAGGTACCAGGGCGATTCGAGGGCCCGCGACACGGCGTACCACAACGGGACCGCGTGGCCGTGGCTCCTCGGGCACTACGGCGAGGCCCTGCTCAGGCTCACCGCGGACAAGCAGGCCGCCGTGAACACGCTCACGAGGTACCTCGACGCGTTCGAGCGGCACCTCGACGAGGAGGGGCTCGGCGCGATCTCGGAGGTTTTCGACGGCGATCCGCCCCCGACCCCGGGCGGTTGCTTCGCCCAGGCGTGGAGCGTCGCGGAGATCCTGCGGCTCTCGAAGATCGTAGAGCGCGAGCGGAAGAAGCTCTCGCGCCGACAGGCCAGGTGA
- a CDS encoding radical SAM protein, with amino-acid sequence MTLRIVHTVGDDELARVFVAETEDGSRVELVESIQPPRPRAEKWVLIVSTLKGCPIGCPICDAGGSYEGELTSEEILAQIEFLVRRRYPDGRVPVARLKVQLARMGEPALNDAVLEALELLPSRIDAPGLMPCVSTVAPVGRERFFAELVAIKNRRYAGGRFQMQLSVHTTDDAVRRRLIPARTLPLPDLAALGGRFFAPGDRKVTLNFAPAVGLPLDPGVLAPLFDPDRFAIKLTPINPTRAALESGLRGVVDPLDRARCGEIVEAFERRGYEVILSIGDLRENAIGSNCGMFVRMGEE; translated from the coding sequence GTGACGCTGCGCATCGTGCACACCGTCGGCGACGACGAGCTCGCCCGAGTGTTCGTCGCCGAGACCGAGGACGGCTCTCGCGTCGAGCTCGTGGAGTCGATCCAGCCGCCGCGGCCGCGCGCGGAGAAGTGGGTCCTCATCGTGTCGACGCTCAAGGGCTGCCCGATCGGCTGCCCGATCTGCGACGCGGGCGGCTCGTACGAAGGCGAGCTCACGAGCGAGGAGATCCTCGCGCAGATCGAATTCCTCGTGCGGCGGCGGTACCCGGACGGCCGGGTGCCGGTCGCGCGGCTCAAGGTGCAGCTCGCGCGGATGGGGGAACCGGCGCTGAACGACGCGGTGCTCGAGGCGCTCGAGCTGCTGCCTTCGCGCATCGACGCGCCGGGGCTGATGCCGTGCGTCTCCACGGTCGCGCCCGTCGGCCGGGAGCGGTTCTTTGCCGAGCTCGTGGCGATCAAGAACCGGCGCTACGCCGGCGGGCGCTTCCAGATGCAGCTGTCGGTCCACACGACGGACGACGCGGTGCGGCGCCGGCTGATCCCGGCGCGGACGCTGCCGCTCCCCGACCTCGCCGCGCTGGGCGGGCGGTTCTTCGCGCCGGGCGATCGCAAGGTGACGCTCAACTTCGCGCCCGCGGTCGGCCTGCCGCTCGACCCCGGCGTGCTCGCGCCGCTCTTCGATCCCGACAGGTTCGCGATCAAGCTCACGCCCATCAACCCGACACGGGCCGCGCTCGAATCCGGGCTGCGGGGCGTCGTCGATCCCCTCGACCGCGCGCGCTGCGGCGAGATCGTCGAGGCGTTCGAGCGGCGCGGCTACGAGGTGATCCTGAGCATCGGCGATCTCCGCGAGAACGCGATCGGATCGAACTGCGGGATGTTCGTGAGGATGGGAGAGGAATGA